One genomic segment of Salarias fasciatus chromosome 8, fSalaFa1.1, whole genome shotgun sequence includes these proteins:
- the LOC115393282 gene encoding protein Tob1-like produces the protein MQLEIQVALNFIISYLYNKLPRRRVNIFGEELERQLKKKYEGHWYPDKPYKGSGFRCIHVGEKVDPVVEQAAKESGLDIEDVRNNLPQDLSVWIDPFEVSYQIGEKGPVKVLYVDDNNENGSELDKEIKNSFNPEAQVFMPISDPVGGSSESSSPSPPFGQSAAVSPSFMPRSTQPLTFTTATFAATKFGSTKMKSSGRGNNNNNGGSGSGGSAAGGGSGSGGKVARTSPTNNLGLNVNTLLKQKAISTSMHSLYGLGLQQPPPPPHQKASALSPNAKEFVFPSLQGQPSPGAVFPPEGSLGLGPLQYNNAFDMFAAYGSLNDKSLMDGLNFSLSNMQYSNQQFQPVMAN, from the coding sequence ATGCAGCTTGAAATTCAAGTAGCACTCAACTTTATCATTTCGTATCTGTACAACAAACTCCCCCGGCGACGTGTGAACATCTTCGGCGAAGAGCTCGAGAGGCAGCTGAAGAAAAAGTATGAAGGCCACTGGTACCCGGACAAGCCATACAAAGGGTCGGGGTTCCGGTGCATCCACGTAGGGGAGAAGGTGGACCCCGTGGTGGAGCAGGCGGCCAAAGAGAGCGGGCTGGACATCGAGGACGTCCGGAATAACCTCCCTCAGGACCTTAGCGTGTGGATTGACCCGTTCGAGGTGTCCTACCAGATCGGGGAGAAGGGGCCGGTCAAGGTGCTATACGTGGACGATAACAATGAGAACGGCTCGGAGCTGGACAAGGAGATCAAGAACAGCTTTAACCCCGAGGCCCAGGTCTTCATGCCCATCAGCGACCCGGTGGGGGGCTCCTCGGAGTCCAGCTCGCCGTCCCCGCCCTTCGGCCAGTCGGCCGCCGTCAGCCCGTCTTTCATGCCGCGCTCCACCCAGCCGCTGACCTTCACCACCGCCACCTTCGCCGCCACCAAGTTCGGCTCCaccaagatgaagagcagcggccgcggcaacaacaacaacaatggcggcagcggcagcggagGCAGCGCAGCAGGCGGAGGGAGTGGCAGCGGCGGCAAGGTGGCTCGCACCTCCCCCACCAACAACCTGGGTCTGAATGTCAACACCCTGCTGAAGCAGAAAGCCATCTCCACCTCCATGCACTCTCTGTACGGGCTGGgcctgcagcagccgccgccgccgccgcatcaGAAGGCCTCGGCGCTCTCCCCCAACGCCAAGGAGTTCGTGTTCCCCAGCCTGCAGGGCCAGCCCAGCCCCGGGGCCGTGTTCCCCCCGGAGGGCTCCCTGGGGCTCGGCCCCCTGCAGTACAACAATGCCTTCGACATGTTCGCAGCCTACGGAAGCCTCAACGACAAGTCCCTCATGGACGGCCTCAACTTCAGCCTGAGCAACATGCAGTATTCGAACCAGCAATTCCAGCCGGTCATGGCTAACTAA